A single genomic interval of Armigeres subalbatus isolate Guangzhou_Male chromosome 1, GZ_Asu_2, whole genome shotgun sequence harbors:
- the LOC134205738 gene encoding uncharacterized protein LOC134205738: MSNQGKYVRNTTDCPPSDDDVCDQIGKQIVDVGHTEENEAPRMIRNNTDGYSDNMESGSDSDDENEAYSNNESSSTAYSTRSPSASPPVAEVTPPKVPNLTAHEQANADRIDRMEKMLENMNNALACFQANSGPIPNDDTDKSWKFPTDAERRGGESSSSSIRWDHLKPFPSGIAANKMWEHWNRYIENYEIAASLSNVNDPVKRTQLLYLSMGDELQGIVKAAKLRPSLSSPNCYTTFLTNIQKYLRSMTDTAAEHEAFSRMKQGNEESAVAFHARLMCKVRSCNYSVDDEDRFVRSQLLTGLRNRELVKQARTYGHDTNFIVQSATRDEAFESETKQQEEPRLLAIRSYQNRPPYNQSSRKRTNIAGTAGRASGLPAKRQHTDESNQQRSQRQRQRCPRCLLLHHRNGQCPALSRNCNECGKRGHYAAACRQKQVNAMERRTNFDRLPRKHDTPDDNKQEDEQVFSD, from the coding sequence ATGTCGAATCAGGGAAAGTACGTCCGAAACACAACCGATTGCCCGCCGAGTGACGATGACGTTTGCGACCAAATCGGAAAGCAGATTGTTGATGTCGGTCATACTGAGGAAAACGAAGCTCCGCGTATGATACGTAACAATACCGACGGTTACagcgataacatggaatctggtAGCGATTCCGACGACGAAAACGAAGCATACTCGAACAATGAATCAAGCTCTACGGCATATTCGACAAGATCACCCTCGGCATCCCCACCGGTCGCGGAAGTTACACCACCGAAGGTGCCGAATCTGACAGCACACGAACAAGCAAACGCAGATCGGATTGACCGTATGGAAAAGATGCTCGAGAACATGAACAACGCCCTCGCTTGCTTCCAAGCGAATTCAGGACCGATACCAAACGATGACACCGACAAAAGCTGGAAGTTTCCGACAGACGCAGAACGACGTGGTGGTGAGAGTTCCTCTTCAAGTATTCGATGGGACCACTTGAAGCCGTTCCCGAGCGGTATCGCTGCTAATAAAATGTGGGAACATTGGAACCGCTACATAGAAAACTACGAAATAGCAGCCTCCTTGAGCAACGTCAACGATCCTGTCAAACGAACACAACTGTTATACCTCTCCATGGGCGACGAACTACAAGGAATAGTTAAAGCTGCAAAGCTCCGCCCAAGCTTGTCGAGCCCGAACTGCTACACTACTTTTCTGACaaacattcaaaaatatttgcgATCCATGACAGACACTGCTGCCGAACACGAGGCATTTTCACGAATGAAGCAAGGGAATGAAGAATCCGCCGTAGCCTTCCACGCACGATTGATGTGCAAAGTCAGGTCTTGCAATTACAGCGTCGATGATGAGGATAGGTTCGTGCGGTCGCAACTCCTGACTGGTCTCAGAAATAGGGAACTCGTGAAACAGGCCAGGACATACGGTCATGATACGAATTTCATCGTCCAATCAGCGACGAGGGACGAAGCGTTTGAATCCGAGACTAAGCAGCAGGAAGAACCTAGGTTGCTGGCAATTAGAAGCTACCAAAATCGACCACCCTACAATCAGTCAAGTCGAAAACGTACAAACATAGCTGGAACTGCTGGGAGAGCCAGCGGACTACCAGCAAAACGACAGCACACCGATGAATCCAACCAGCAACGGTCCCAAAGACAACGTCAGCGATGCCCCCGTTGTCTTCTTCTTCACCACAGGAACGGACAATGCCCAGCACTCAGCCGGAACTGCAACGAATGTGGCAAACGCGGTCACTACGCGGCCGCTTGTCGCCAGAAGCAGGTGAACGCCATGGAGAGAAGAACCAACTTCGATAGACTTCCGAGAAAACATGACACTCCCGATGACAATAAGCAGGAAGACGAACAGGTATTTTCTGATTGA